In the genome of Rhizobium etli 8C-3, one region contains:
- a CDS encoding saccharopine dehydrogenase family protein, with product MSFKRIAVLGLGKVGWLAATLLHEGGFEVTGVDTQLPQAEVPFMCRVGDISDPAFVTELLSGAEAVLSCLPYHLNIELARAAHVAGIHYFDLTEDVPTTNLILELSRTSSGLMAPQCGLAPGFVGIVGASLADGFDACRSIRMRVGALPQNPTGLLGYAFNWSPEGVVNEYLNDCEVIEGGVRKLVSPMEWHETVYVEGVKLEAFTTSGGLGTMCDTLHGKVDNLDYKTMRYPGHMELMNFFFHELLMREQRKLAGEILTNAKPPVEDDVVYVHVAAEGTQAGSLRRKEFVRAYYPIEIAGARRTAIAWTTSASVVAVIEMVRDGKLPATGFLHQEHIPLDVFLQTPTGSLFKASASSRH from the coding sequence ATGAGTTTCAAGAGGATCGCCGTTCTCGGGCTTGGCAAGGTCGGATGGCTTGCGGCAACGCTTTTGCACGAGGGCGGCTTCGAAGTGACGGGCGTCGATACGCAATTGCCGCAGGCCGAAGTGCCGTTCATGTGCCGTGTCGGCGATATTTCAGACCCGGCCTTCGTGACGGAGCTGCTATCCGGCGCGGAAGCGGTACTCTCTTGCCTGCCATACCATCTCAATATCGAGCTTGCGCGAGCTGCCCACGTGGCAGGCATTCATTATTTCGACCTGACGGAAGACGTTCCGACCACCAATTTGATCCTCGAACTTTCCAGGACATCGTCCGGCCTGATGGCGCCGCAATGCGGCCTGGCGCCGGGCTTCGTCGGCATCGTTGGTGCAAGCCTTGCCGATGGGTTCGACGCCTGCCGCTCGATCCGAATGCGTGTCGGCGCCTTGCCGCAGAACCCGACGGGCTTGTTGGGCTATGCCTTCAACTGGTCGCCGGAGGGCGTCGTCAACGAATATCTGAACGATTGCGAGGTCATAGAAGGCGGTGTTCGCAAGCTCGTCTCGCCGATGGAATGGCATGAAACGGTCTATGTCGAAGGCGTCAAGCTTGAAGCCTTCACAACGTCGGGCGGGCTTGGCACGATGTGCGATACGCTCCACGGCAAGGTCGACAATCTCGACTACAAGACGATGCGCTATCCGGGCCACATGGAGCTGATGAATTTCTTCTTCCATGAGTTGCTGATGCGGGAACAGCGAAAGCTCGCCGGCGAAATCCTGACCAATGCCAAGCCGCCGGTCGAGGACGACGTGGTCTATGTCCATGTGGCGGCCGAAGGCACGCAAGCAGGAAGCCTCCGCCGCAAGGAGTTCGTGCGCGCCTATTATCCGATCGAGATTGCCGGCGCGCGCCGCACGGCAATCGCCTGGACGACCTCGGCGTCCGTCGTCGCCGTCATCGAAATGGTTCGCGACGGCAAGCTGCCGGCAACGGGTTTCCTGCATCAGGAGCACATCCCGCTCGATGTGTTTTTGCAGACGCCGACGGGAAGCCTGTTCAAGGCGAGCGCCTCAAGTCGCCATTAG